A single Candidatus Neomarinimicrobiota bacterium DNA region contains:
- a CDS encoding patatin-like phospholipase family protein, giving the protein MNSLLKLLFSIGLSCLLVGTKIIAAPLNTPELEKQFSLVLQGKAKQDFSVGLALGAGAAKGFAHVGVLEALEEAGVRIDMIAGSSMGAIIGGGYAAGMTVSELSDVALNSNWLDVLNLLDPIFPTRGFIDGQKITLYLDDLYGSKAIEDLAIPFAATTVDILNGDLYVINKGSLATATRASSSVPIVFNPLASGNRILVDGGMIDPVPIDVVRSMGADYIIAVNVLAFPEGKDATQEFSYLNGDDLENSKSKWRIPKANEPWYTAGQPNLAEIAHETVILSMALIAANQVELAMPDMLINISTGLSAWNFLEAEIAIQKGYDETIKALESIKNLD; this is encoded by the coding sequence ATGAATTCACTACTGAAACTGCTGTTCTCAATTGGTTTAAGTTGTTTACTGGTTGGAACCAAAATAATAGCAGCACCCCTCAACACTCCGGAGCTGGAAAAGCAGTTTAGTCTGGTACTTCAGGGCAAAGCTAAGCAGGACTTTTCTGTGGGCCTGGCTTTGGGTGCCGGTGCAGCCAAGGGTTTTGCCCACGTTGGTGTTCTGGAAGCTTTGGAAGAGGCTGGGGTCCGCATAGACATGATCGCTGGCAGCAGCATGGGGGCTATCATTGGTGGCGGGTATGCTGCCGGTATGACTGTATCAGAACTTTCGGATGTCGCCTTAAATTCAAATTGGCTGGATGTCTTGAATCTTTTGGATCCGATCTTCCCAACCAGGGGGTTTATCGATGGCCAAAAGATAACCTTATATTTGGATGATCTCTATGGATCAAAAGCTATTGAAGATCTGGCAATACCCTTTGCTGCCACAACCGTGGATATCCTCAATGGTGACCTCTATGTAATCAACAAGGGCAGCCTGGCCACTGCGACTCGTGCCAGTTCTTCTGTTCCCATCGTTTTTAATCCACTTGCCAGCGGTAATCGCATCCTGGTAGATGGTGGCATGATCGATCCGGTTCCCATTGATGTAGTCCGTTCCATGGGGGCTGATTACATCATTGCTGTAAATGTCCTGGCTTTTCCGGAAGGCAAAGATGCGACACAGGAGTTTTCCTATCTAAATGGTGATGATCTGGAAAACAGTAAATCCAAATGGCGTATCCCCAAAGCAAACGAGCCATGGTATACTGCTGGTCAGCCCAATTTGGCAGAGATCGCCCACGAGACCGTGATCTTGTCAATGGCACTCATTGCCGCCAATCAGGTGGAATTAGCCATGCCGGATATGTTGATCAATATTAGTACCGGTTTGTCAGCCTGGAATTTTCTGGAAGCCGAGATCGCGATCCAAAAAGGCTATGACGAGACAATCAAAGCTCTGGAAAGCATTAAGAACCTGGACTAA